A region from the Phycisphaerales bacterium genome encodes:
- a CDS encoding peptidylprolyl isomerase encodes MILALAVSVALSATPLTPERLYYQIDRAMPIAVEAGESRELALLKPDNTLITRVNVPNDATAVDLNILIPDLYSNTEVCYLQLLERGEPTGAALLLEPLVERPKPVLRYGERGPVVDNWMRPSPDQLSMAGFRVSVERDVVLHTTMGNIRMVMRPDMAPNSAWNFTSLVDGGFYTHIPFHRIIGNTPSGKGFVIQAGDPTGTGTGGPGYSIDLEPSTLPHDLGVISMAREGGNVDTGGSQFFICLSREMTARLDGQYTSFGQTIEGLDVVGKLGAVPTGAEDRPLTMPYIETAELVPASPRSPGVKPSWMAQKAESKPEPPPANPQR; translated from the coding sequence ATGATTCTCGCACTGGCAGTTTCAGTCGCCCTCTCCGCCACGCCCCTCACGCCTGAGCGGCTCTATTACCAGATCGACCGGGCCATGCCCATTGCCGTCGAGGCCGGCGAGAGCCGCGAACTGGCGCTGCTCAAGCCCGACAACACGCTCATCACGCGCGTCAACGTGCCCAATGACGCCACGGCGGTCGATCTCAACATTCTCATTCCCGATCTCTACTCAAATACCGAGGTTTGTTACCTGCAGCTGCTCGAGCGCGGCGAGCCGACCGGCGCAGCGCTGCTGCTCGAGCCGCTCGTCGAGCGGCCCAAACCCGTGCTGCGCTACGGCGAGCGCGGCCCCGTCGTGGACAACTGGATGCGGCCAAGCCCCGATCAACTCTCCATGGCGGGCTTTCGAGTCTCCGTCGAGCGCGATGTCGTGCTCCACACGACCATGGGCAACATCCGGATGGTGATGCGGCCCGACATGGCGCCCAACTCGGCGTGGAACTTCACCAGCCTCGTCGACGGCGGCTTTTACACGCACATACCCTTCCACCGCATCATCGGCAACACGCCCAGCGGCAAGGGCTTTGTCATCCAGGCCGGCGATCCGACCGGCACCGGCACCGGCGGCCCGGGCTACAGCATCGATCTCGAACCCAGCACGCTGCCTCATGATCTCGGCGTCATCAGCATGGCGCGCGAAGGCGGCAACGTCGATACCGGCGGCAGCCAGTTCTTCATCTGCCTCTCGCGCGAGATGACCGCCAGGCTCGACGGGCAGTACACCTCATTCGGCCAGACGATCGAAGGGCTGGACGTAGTGGGCAAACTCGGCGCTGTGCCGACGGGCGCCGAAGACCGGCCGCTCACGATGCCTTACATCGAGACAGCCGAACTCGTGCCGGCGTCCCCGCGGTCGCCCGGCGTCAAGCCGAGTTGGATGGCCCAGAAGGCGGAGTCTAAGCCCGAGCCGCCGCCGGCGAATCCGCAGCGGTGA
- a CDS encoding bifunctional 5,10-methylenetetrahydrofolate dehydrogenase/5,10-methenyltetrahydrofolate cyclohydrolase, whose amino-acid sequence MSGSGGAQIIDGRALADRFRAEIRRDVEQSIARGRAVSLDAVLVDGEPGVKSSGRIYAENQKAGCAELGIEYRLHVLPHTATYEDIAGRVLLLSTDERVTAIMVHMPLPEGIDPYRVQSLIDPAKDVEGVNPANIGNVVYDRSSLVPCTALAVMKMVESTGVELRGSEVVCVGASNIVGKPVAILMMQREATVHSCNKYTQDLAAMTRQADVLVAAAGKAALITADMVKPGAVVVDVGINRQLDPATGKKRVVGDVAFDEVRNVAGWISPVPGGVGPVTVAMLLRNTVDAARP is encoded by the coding sequence ATGAGCGGCTCTGGCGGCGCACAAATCATCGACGGGCGGGCTCTGGCGGACCGGTTCCGCGCCGAAATCCGGCGCGATGTCGAGCAGTCGATTGCCCGTGGCCGAGCCGTCTCGCTCGACGCCGTGCTCGTCGATGGCGAGCCGGGCGTCAAGAGCAGCGGCCGCATCTACGCCGAAAACCAGAAAGCCGGCTGCGCTGAACTGGGAATCGAATATCGCTTGCACGTCCTGCCGCACACCGCCACCTACGAGGACATCGCCGGCCGCGTGCTGCTGCTCAGCACCGATGAACGCGTGACGGCCATCATGGTGCACATGCCCCTTCCCGAGGGCATCGACCCCTATCGCGTCCAGTCGCTCATCGACCCGGCCAAGGACGTCGAGGGCGTCAACCCCGCCAACATCGGCAACGTCGTCTACGACCGCTCGTCGCTCGTGCCCTGCACCGCCCTGGCGGTGATGAAGATGGTCGAATCGACGGGCGTCGAACTGCGCGGCAGCGAAGTGGTCTGCGTTGGCGCGAGCAACATCGTCGGTAAACCCGTCGCCATCCTGATGATGCAGCGCGAGGCGACGGTGCACAGTTGCAACAAGTACACGCAAGATCTGGCGGCCATGACGCGGCAGGCGGATGTGCTCGTCGCCGCCGCCGGCAAAGCGGCGCTCATCACCGCAGACATGGTCAAGCCCGGCGCGGTGGTCGTGGATGTCGGCATCAACCGGCAGCTCGATCCGGCCACCGGTAAGAAGCGCGTCGTCGGCGACGTGGCGTTCGACGAGGTGCGCAACGTGGCGGGCTGGATCTCACCCGTCCCCGGCGGCGTGGGCCCGGTGACGGTTGCCATGCTGCTGCGCAACACGGTCGACGCCGCCCGGCCATAA
- a CDS encoding aminotransferase class IV — protein MPTVYLNGQFISPDEARISVFDRGFLFGDAVYEVIRYFNGRPYAMDLHVQRLQRTLREVRFGHFEAAEIVRLGEELLARNDLRDACVYWQITRGTGQGRSHLPPADLRPTVFGCVDRTPPLSECATPAETTAALHEDWRWARCDIKSTNLLPNILGKIAATDAGAQEVIFHRGGRVSEGGSTTVLIARGGQLITPPIDDPDLSILHGVTRRAIAALPNVNLIERPLTVEELRRADEIILAGTRTLLAAVVSLDGRKVGDGRAGPAVGRLLTAFVGSIRAATH, from the coding sequence ATGCCGACCGTCTACCTGAACGGCCAGTTCATTTCACCCGACGAAGCGCGCATCAGCGTCTTCGATCGGGGCTTTCTGTTTGGCGACGCGGTCTACGAGGTCATCCGCTACTTCAACGGCCGGCCCTACGCCATGGACCTGCACGTCCAGCGCCTGCAGCGCACCTTGCGCGAGGTCCGCTTCGGGCATTTCGAGGCTGCGGAGATCGTGCGCCTCGGCGAAGAACTGCTGGCCCGCAACGACCTGCGCGACGCGTGCGTCTACTGGCAGATCACGCGCGGCACCGGCCAGGGTCGCTCGCACTTGCCGCCGGCGGACCTGCGGCCGACCGTGTTCGGCTGCGTCGATCGCACGCCGCCGCTTTCAGAATGTGCGACGCCGGCGGAGACGACCGCAGCGCTGCATGAGGACTGGCGCTGGGCCCGCTGCGACATCAAATCGACGAATCTGCTGCCCAACATCCTCGGCAAGATTGCCGCGACCGACGCCGGGGCGCAGGAGGTCATCTTTCATCGCGGCGGCCGGGTCAGCGAGGGCGGCTCGACGACGGTGCTCATCGCGCGCGGCGGTCAACTCATCACGCCGCCGATTGATGACCCCGACCTGAGCATCCTGCACGGCGTGACCCGGCGCGCCATCGCCGCGCTGCCGAACGTGAACCTGATCGAGCGGCCGCTGACGGTTGAGGAACTGCGCCGCGCCGACGAAATCATCCTCGCAGGGACGCGCACGCTGCTGGCGGCGGTGGTGAGCCTCGACGGGCGGAAGGTCGGTGACGGCCGCGCCGGCCCGGCCGTCGGCAGGCTGCTGACCGCCTTTGTCGGATCGATTCGCGCCGCCACGCACTGA
- a CDS encoding response regulator, with protein sequence MSLEQSQTPAVDECAGLPDAAPPPGRLVMNFACAAVLCVSALIAFGTVTDRVELIRLVPNSDPTPWTTALGGALAAVGVCLAARRKRVGTLIVGAATAVLGVLLLLGRVDVFAEAHLWLANLPFRHSSSSERVVRLSVLSGACLTLAGTALLIQANRRSEARPDGATAVLGAILIGLVGLPAVAKLIDLQLAVGWEHLGEISTGSLIMFGCLGAALIALVWGHSNPRTVVLPQWAPAVVGVALAMTTVVAWQAAEASDDQHIRQITAAQAAAIESAFQIEVEHQVELLRHLADHLSDEEARSASGMARAQRLIADQPILKAAEWIDDAGRVLARVTDEGIVWLPADATPPRMLLPSRFVSLTVQGEEIIAVLPPAPLAQEGRRIVGIFSGSRLLQRTLTAQHIAPGYNIALRADADSDIHYERMVDDCDERYQYTSRFSAFQFEWLATVLPSRRTLALLQSPMPGSTLALGLLFSGLVPLTLMLWQTANERAAFLYRSERRYDLVVRGADSGIWDWDIHHDEVFCSDRFRELLGAGPWPSAAPMTSLMQFVAESDRAQVIEAIEHHLATREPLSVECRMTAAGGEARWFQLRGQAVWSADGSPERMAGSITDIHERRVAEDNLARSLVDLITTKEQIEQHSAELAIKSCELEAARLEAEAANRAKSEFLANMSHEIRTPMTAILGFADLLLDPTQSAVERLQCIQTIRRNGAHLTALINDILDLSKIEANCMTLERIACSPREVLSDVESLLRLRADEKGLRFGVEYATKIPETIHSDPTRLRQILLNLAGNAVKFTESGGVRLIARFARRDDADEGTLSVEVVDTGIGMSQEQMTRIFESFSQADTSMARRFGGTGLGLTISRRLARMLGGDITVCSSPGEGSAFTVRISTGPLTNLRLTFPPTELCALKPDHAEPAEPAVRLDGARILLAEDGPDNQRLIGFHLRKAGAAVTIADNGRAAVEQALAALDVAPFDVVLMDMQMPELDGYDATRFLRSSGYTGSIVAITAHAMLGDREKCLAAGCDDYTTKPIDRTALLTLIRERIQRSRSGSRPAARSA encoded by the coding sequence ATGTCCCTCGAGCAGAGTCAAACTCCTGCGGTCGATGAGTGCGCTGGGCTTCCTGACGCCGCACCCCCGCCCGGCCGGCTCGTCATGAACTTCGCATGCGCTGCGGTGCTGTGTGTCAGCGCTCTGATTGCCTTCGGCACGGTTACGGACCGCGTCGAACTGATCAGGCTCGTGCCCAACAGCGATCCGACGCCGTGGACCACGGCGCTGGGCGGAGCGCTGGCCGCAGTCGGCGTGTGCCTGGCGGCGAGGCGCAAGCGGGTGGGCACGCTCATCGTCGGCGCTGCGACCGCCGTACTTGGCGTGCTGCTCCTGTTGGGACGAGTTGATGTGTTCGCCGAGGCTCACCTTTGGCTGGCCAATCTGCCGTTTCGCCATTCATCGTCGTCGGAGCGGGTCGTGCGCCTGTCGGTGCTCAGCGGGGCATGCCTCACGCTGGCCGGCACGGCGCTGCTGATTCAGGCAAACCGGCGGAGCGAGGCGCGGCCGGACGGCGCGACGGCGGTGCTGGGCGCCATTCTCATTGGACTGGTCGGGTTGCCGGCGGTGGCCAAGCTCATCGACCTGCAACTGGCCGTCGGCTGGGAGCACCTCGGCGAGATTTCGACGGGTTCGCTCATCATGTTCGGCTGTCTGGGGGCGGCGCTTATCGCCCTGGTGTGGGGCCACTCCAATCCGCGCACGGTCGTACTTCCGCAATGGGCGCCGGCGGTGGTGGGCGTCGCGCTGGCCATGACCACCGTCGTCGCCTGGCAGGCCGCCGAGGCGTCGGACGATCAGCACATCAGGCAGATCACCGCGGCCCAGGCGGCTGCGATCGAAAGCGCGTTTCAGATCGAAGTCGAGCACCAGGTCGAACTGCTCCGGCACCTCGCCGACCACCTGTCTGACGAAGAAGCCCGGAGCGCCTCAGGCATGGCGCGAGCCCAGCGGCTGATCGCCGATCAACCGATTCTCAAAGCCGCAGAGTGGATCGACGACGCAGGTCGCGTCCTCGCTCGAGTGACCGATGAGGGGATTGTCTGGCTGCCGGCCGATGCGACGCCGCCGCGAATGCTCTTGCCTTCGCGCTTCGTGTCGCTGACGGTGCAGGGCGAGGAGATCATTGCCGTACTGCCGCCTGCGCCTCTGGCGCAGGAAGGCCGGCGCATCGTGGGCATCTTCAGCGGCTCAAGGCTCCTGCAGCGCACGCTCACAGCGCAGCACATCGCTCCCGGTTACAACATCGCGCTGCGCGCTGATGCGGACTCGGACATTCATTACGAGCGGATGGTGGACGACTGCGACGAGCGGTACCAGTACACGAGCCGGTTCAGCGCCTTCCAGTTCGAATGGCTGGCGACCGTGCTGCCTTCGAGGCGGACGCTGGCGCTGCTGCAATCACCCATGCCCGGTTCGACGCTGGCGCTGGGACTGCTCTTCTCGGGTCTCGTGCCGCTGACGCTGATGCTCTGGCAGACGGCCAACGAGCGGGCCGCGTTCCTCTATCGCAGCGAACGCCGCTACGACCTCGTCGTGCGCGGCGCCGACAGCGGGATCTGGGACTGGGACATCCACCACGACGAGGTCTTCTGCAGCGATCGATTCCGCGAACTCCTCGGCGCCGGGCCCTGGCCTTCCGCGGCGCCGATGACTTCGCTCATGCAATTTGTCGCGGAAAGCGACCGCGCCCAGGTCATCGAGGCGATTGAGCACCACCTCGCGACGCGCGAGCCGCTCTCGGTTGAGTGCCGGATGACTGCGGCCGGCGGCGAGGCGCGATGGTTCCAGTTGCGCGGGCAGGCCGTCTGGAGCGCCGACGGCTCGCCCGAGCGAATGGCCGGGTCGATCACCGACATCCACGAGCGGCGCGTCGCCGAGGACAATCTGGCCCGCTCGCTGGTGGATCTCATCACCACCAAGGAGCAGATCGAGCAGCACAGCGCTGAACTCGCGATCAAGTCGTGCGAACTGGAGGCGGCGCGGCTCGAGGCCGAAGCCGCCAACCGCGCCAAGAGCGAATTCCTCGCCAACATGAGCCACGAAATCCGAACGCCCATGACGGCAATTCTGGGCTTTGCCGACTTGCTTCTCGACCCCACGCAGTCGGCCGTGGAGCGCCTGCAGTGCATCCAGACCATTCGTCGCAACGGCGCGCACCTCACCGCACTCATCAACGACATCCTCGACCTTTCCAAGATCGAAGCCAACTGCATGACCCTCGAGCGGATCGCCTGCTCGCCGCGTGAAGTGCTTTCCGACGTCGAGTCGCTACTTCGCCTTCGCGCCGATGAAAAGGGACTGCGGTTCGGCGTGGAGTACGCAACGAAGATTCCTGAAACCATTCACTCGGATCCGACAAGACTGCGGCAGATCCTTCTCAACCTGGCCGGCAACGCCGTGAAGTTCACTGAGAGCGGCGGCGTGCGGCTCATCGCCCGCTTCGCGCGCCGCGATGACGCCGATGAAGGCACGCTGAGCGTCGAGGTCGTGGACACGGGCATCGGCATGAGCCAAGAGCAGATGACCCGCATCTTCGAGTCCTTCTCGCAGGCCGACACCTCCATGGCCCGGCGCTTCGGCGGCACCGGACTGGGCCTGACCATCTCTCGGCGCCTCGCTCGCATGCTCGGCGGCGACATTACCGTCTGCTCCTCTCCCGGCGAAGGAAGCGCCTTCACCGTTCGCATCAGCACCGGGCCGCTGACCAACCTGAGGCTCACGTTCCCGCCGACCGAGCTGTGCGCGCTGAAACCGGACCACGCCGAGCCGGCCGAACCGGCGGTTCGCCTTGATGGGGCGCGCATTCTGCTCGCCGAAGACGGCCCCGACAACCAGCGCCTCATCGGCTTCCATCTGCGCAAAGCGGGCGCCGCAGTCACCATCGCCGACAACGGGCGCGCCGCGGTCGAGCAGGCGCTCGCAGCGCTCGATGTGGCCCCGTTCGACGTCGTACTCATGGACATGCAGATGCCCGAACTGGATGGCTACGACGCGACCCGCTTCCTGCGCTCGAGCGGCTACACGGGGTCCATCGTGGCGATCACCGCGCACGCCATGCTCGGCGACCGCGAGAAATGCCTCGCCGCAGGCTGCGATGATTACACCACCAAACCCATCGACCGAACCGCACTGCTCACGCTCATTCGTGAACGGATACAGCGATCCCGCAGCGGATCGCGCCCGGCGGCACGCTCAGCGTGA
- a CDS encoding type III pantothenate kinase, producing the protein MSVGNTRTAVGQAEGQRLQGVQRLSNDDPVRIMEALRAMAADGPDEPLVLVASVNQRVSRPLIAQIESQIGARVMRLGDDLPIPIGTCIDPDARPGQDRLLNAAAAFDRFRQACVVIDAGTAVTVDFVDGEGTFHGGAIAPGAQMQLNAMHSGTDALPQLEMRAPEPEPFGANTTQAMLHGVYYGIRGMVRHIAERYAEAYGAYPAIIATGGDAHLLFDEDELVEHIVDDLTLHGMIAAHKLASEVFGSREE; encoded by the coding sequence GTGAGCGTGGGCAACACGCGCACCGCCGTCGGTCAGGCCGAGGGACAGCGACTGCAGGGCGTGCAGCGGCTTTCCAACGATGATCCGGTCCGGATCATGGAGGCGCTGCGGGCGATGGCGGCGGACGGGCCGGACGAGCCGCTGGTACTCGTCGCGTCGGTCAACCAGCGCGTTTCGCGCCCGCTCATCGCGCAGATCGAATCGCAAATCGGAGCCCGTGTGATGCGTCTGGGCGATGATCTTCCGATTCCCATCGGCACATGCATCGACCCGGACGCTCGGCCGGGCCAGGACCGCCTGCTCAATGCGGCGGCGGCGTTTGACCGCTTCCGGCAGGCGTGCGTGGTGATCGACGCGGGCACGGCCGTGACGGTGGACTTCGTCGATGGCGAAGGCACGTTCCACGGCGGGGCGATCGCGCCCGGCGCGCAGATGCAACTCAACGCAATGCACTCTGGCACCGACGCGCTGCCCCAACTTGAGATGCGCGCTCCGGAGCCCGAGCCCTTTGGCGCCAACACGACGCAGGCGATGCTGCACGGGGTGTACTACGGCATTCGCGGCATGGTCCGCCACATCGCTGAGCGCTACGCCGAAGCGTACGGGGCCTATCCGGCGATCATTGCCACCGGCGGCGATGCACATCTCCTGTTCGATGAGGATGAACTCGTCGAGCACATCGTGGATGATCTGACGCTGCACGGGATGATCGCCGCCCACAAGCTCGCGTCTGAAGTGTTCGGCAGCCGCGAAGAGTGA